Within the Corallococcus silvisoli genome, the region CTCACCCGGCCCCCGCGCAAGGTGGTGGGCGCGCGGAGGACGCGCACGGCGACGCCCGCCCGGAAGACGCCGCGAGCTTCGGGTGGACGCAAGCCTGTCCGCCGCGTGCGTGCCGCGGGACGCACCGCGACGGCCTCGGTCCGCGAGACACGCACCCAGCGGCGCAAGGGCGGCGCGCGCAAGCAGCAGGGCTTCACCGCGGTCCGCCGCAACGCGCACGCAGTGGCACGCAACCGCCGCACCCAGGCCCGCAAGGACCAGCGGCGCTGAGCAAGCACCCACAGCGCTGATCAGGCATCACCGGCACTGAGCGCGCACACAGCGCTGAGCAAGCATCGGCTGCGCTGAGCAAGCATCGGCTGCGCTGAGCAAGCAGCGGCTGCGCTGAACAAGCGGCGGCTGCGCTGAACAAGCAGCGGCTGCGCTGAACAAGCAGCGGCTGCGCTGAACAAGCAGCGGCTGCCATGGGCAAGCGCCTGCGGCGCTGAGCAAGAGCCCGGGAGGTGCGAACGCCGTCGTGGCGCGACGGGCTGCTCCGGTGGCAGCCCTGGGGAAACTACACGGCGGGGCGCGACGCCGCGGGCGTCGGCAACACCGTGCCGCCGTACTGACTGGCCGCCAGCGTGCCGCACGCGGCGCCAATCTCCTTGCCGCCCGAATAGCGCCGCGCGATGGGCGCCTTGAGAATCTGGAGGTGGTCGCGAAACGCGCTCAACTCCTCCGCCGTGGGCGGCAGGTACTTCCCCGTCGGGTCCGTCACGTCGATGAGGTCCACCTTGATGGGGATGCCCTCGAAGGCCACCTTCAGCGCCTCCGCGTCCTCGCGCCCCAGGTTGAAGCCCTGGATGGCCACGTAGGCGATCATCGCCCGCTCCCGCCGCGCCTCGCTGTACTCGCGGATGGCCTGGATCAGCTCCGGCAGCGGGTGCGTCTTCTCGATGGGGAGCACCTTCGCGCGCTTCTCCGGGATGGCGCTCGTCACGGAGAACGCCAGCCGGAACGGATGCCCCTCGCGCGTGTAGCGCCGGATGGCCGGCACGTGCCCCGCCGTGGAGAACGTGATGGCCGTGCCGGAGATGGAGAAGCCCGCCGGGTGCGAGAGGATCTGCGCCGCGCGCACCGTCTCCTTGTAGTTGAGCAACGGCTCGCCCATCCCCATGAACACCACGCCGCCCACGCGCCGGTCCGCCTCCGCCCGCACCTGCATCACCTGATCCAGGATCTCCCAGGTCTGAAGGTTGCGCTGGAAGCCCAGCTTGCCCGTCATGCAGAAGTCGCACGCCAGCGCGCAGCCCACCTGGCTGGACACACAGACGACGTACTTCTCCTCGAAGATGGGGATGCGCACCGCCTCGATGCGGCCGCCCAGCGGCGACTCGAAGAGGTACTTCACGAACCCGTCGTCCGCCTGCCGCCGCTCCACCACCTTCAGGGAGGGCATCTGGGCCTGGGCCCGGAGCAGGTCCGCCACGCGGCGCGGCACCTGGGGCGCCTGCGCGACGGCCTCCACCGTGGGCCGCGCATGGGCGAAGACCCCCGCGAACACCTTGCGCACCGCGGTGGGAGAAGGCTGGGCCGGCGCGAGCGCCGCTTCCAGCTCTGGCAGCGACAGTTGTTTCAGGTTCACGAGCAGGACTTGATCTTCGAGCGCAGGAACTCGGTCAGCTTCGCCGACACCTCGCGGGGCATCTTCAGCGCCATGGCGCGCTTGCACAGCCCGGGCGTGGCCCGGTAGGTGCTGAGGAACTCCTCGCAGGGCTTGCAGCCCGACAGGTGCTCCTGGAGGTGCCGCGCCTCCTCCTCGGGCATCTCACCCTCGAGGAATTCCAGCAGGAGGTTGATGGAATCTTTGCACGTATACATCCGAACCTCGGCTGGCTGCGGCTCCCCTCGTTCCAGTTCGAAGATGCCGAGGCGCCCTGGGGGTTTCACACCCCGCGATTGTCCCGGTTGTAGAACAGGTCGATGGCTTCTCGCAGCGCGAGCCGCGCCCGATGCAGGCGGCTCTTGATTGCGGGGATGGAATCCCCCGTCGCTTCCGAGATCTGTTCGTAGCTGAGGCCGTCCACATCTTTCAAGAGGAAGACTTCCCGGTACCCCTCGGGAAGCCGGTCGGCCGCCTGCTGGATGGCCTGCCCCAGCTCCGCGTCCAGCGCCTTCTCCTCCGCGTCCCGGCTCCAGTCCGTGACGGGGTAGTCCGCCAGGGTCCCCCGCTCGGTGAACTCCGGGGCCTGCAATTCGGCCTCCGCCGCCTGGGCCACCCGCCGGTGACGCAGGCGCATGAGCGCGTGGTTGGCCGCGATGCGGTGGACCCAGGACCCGAAGGCCGCCTCGCCCCGGAAGTCCTTGAGGTGTTGATAGGCGGACAAGAAGGTGTCCTGGGTGATTTCCGCCGCGTCCGCCTCCGAGCGCGTCATCCGCAGCGCCAGGCCGTACACCCGGTCCTGGTGCAGGCCGACGAGCGTCTCGAAGGCGGAAACGTCCCCGTCCTGAGCCCGCGCCAGGAGACGCCGGTCTTCTTCCTGCCGGTCATCTTCCTGGGGAACCTCGTGGGACATGGCGCTTTCCACCCAACCAGCCGGAACGTTCCGCGTCAAGGCCGACGGCGAGGCCCCCGGGACACGAAGCGGCTGACGTGTCCACTGTCCCGGTCCCACAGCCGCAAGGGTTCAGCGGCCCACGCCCCGGCGTACTCCACCCCGATGCGCGGCCCCCGCGCCACCCGCGCCTCCGGCACCGGCGTCCCCGGAGACAGGTGCAGCCGGTCCGAGTCCAGCCAGAGCCCGTTGTGGTTCAGGTTCACCCCCAGCACCCGACACAGCCTCCCGGGACCGTCCGTGCGCTCGCCGGGTGGGATGCCCTCCACCGGCTCCACGCCCCGCACCAGCACCGCCGACGCCACCCCTTCCCCATCCGTGACCACGTTGAAGCAGTGGTGCATCCCATAGATGAGGTAGACGTACGACCGCCCCGCCGGCCCGAACATCACCTCCGTGCGCGGCGTGCGCCCCTTGGCGGAGTGACTCGCCAGGTCATGCTCGCCCAGGTAGGCCTCCACCTCCACGATGCGGCCCACGCGGCGGCCCGCCACGCCGTCCACCACCAGCAGCGTCCCCAGGAGGTCGCGCGCCACCTCCAGGGCGGGGCGCGCGTAGAAGGTCAGGGGCAGTCTTGGCACGGCGCGGTCCTTCCCGCCTCGGGTGGGGGTCCGTCAACCTCTTCCCATGGTTGGCGGGGGACGGGTGGCCGAAGGCGGGGGGCCTGCGCCGCGGGTTGCACCCACCCTCGCTGAACGGACCCAACGAAACCGAAGCAACTCCATGCATGAGCGACACGCAGCAGCCCACGCGTCAAGCTTCACCCGGCCAAGGAAGCGGGGGACGCGGCGCCATTTCCATACGGACTCATCGTCCGTGTTGATTTGCCATCCACCAACGCCATCACACGGCATTTCCTGTACCGCGCCGCGTCTTCACTGACGCGCCGCATTCGGCCGCCGCGGCAAGTCGCGTTGCGATTCCAGAATCCAGCGACATGGATTCGTCTGTCATTGAGTCCACGCAAGCCACTGGATTCACGTCGCCTTCCTTGGGTCGCGCGTCAATCCCAGGGCTCGCCCGGCAGGATCGGGCTCATCCATTTCAATCCCAGGCGGAATCCATCCAAACCCGCAAAATTCTCAGGCCTTGACTTGCCAGCACTGGCAATTCTACTTTACTTTGAGTGAAGACGAGCATAGTCGACATTGCCGTAAAAAACAGCATTAGCTGAATATTCTAGGAGAAGACCATGAAGGGACTTTCTTGCCTGGCTGTTCTTGCCTGTGCAGTGCTCTCCTCGACGGCATCGGCCCAGCTCGCCACGCGATGCTTCACCGATGACCAACTCACCACCACCACGCTGTCACAGGGCCGTAACAACTGGTCCTTCAAGTGTGGCTACATCTCTCAGGCCAAGCGGGACTTCCTCAACGCCGAGGGCGAGTACCAGGTGTACTCCGGCGGCTGCTATTCGTTCGCCACCACGGGCCCCACCACGACCTGTACCTTCTATGTCCCGGTCGACGTGAACGCCGCCTGCATCCCGAACCTCGTCAAGCTGGGGACGTGCGTGACGGGTTGCTACACGGCGAAGCAGCGCGTCTCCTTCGGCGGCGAGTACTGGCCCATCGCCGACGCCTACGCCTCCGGTGTCCGCACCGTCACGGCGCTCACCAAGGACGCGCTGCTCGACGCGCCCGCCACGGGTGAGCAGCCGATTCGCGCCTTCGTCGCGGGCGACACCGTGGAGGACGTGTTCGCCATCGAGACCGCGGATGGTCGCCGCGTCGAGGTGACGGCCGAGCACCCGATGGTCCTCGCCTCCGGCGAGATGGTGAAGGCGAAGTCGCTGAAGGACGGCGACCTGCTCCTCGGCACCCAGGGTGAGCGGGTGGAGATCCGCCAGATCTCCGTGTTCCGCTACGAGGGCAAGACCTGGAACGTCCAGCCCACCAGCCACGAGAAGATCGAGAACGTCCTCGACGTGGAGGGCCTGCTGACGGGCTCCGTGCGGTTCCAGAACGAGTGGGCCGACGACCACTATCGCCTCTCGCTGCGTGACGAGGCGTCTGTCGACGGTCTCTGAGCCAGTTCGCCGCACCCGTCGTGTGCTCCCGAGGGGCATCCATCGCCCTCTTGGGAGCGTTTGAAGTGAGCGAAGGGATGGCATCGCGAGGCGGGCTCGCTGGGCTCCGGGGCCTGCCTCGCTGTTCTCGTCACGTCACGAGAAGGACTCTATGCGAAGCGATGAAGGATTCACCGGCGAGGGGTTCGCGGGCAGGGCCTTGCGCAGGCTGCTGGTGGCAGGAGTGCTGGGGCTGGGGGCGGCTGGCTGTGACCCGATGGGAGAGGACCCTGTCGCGCCGGGCAGTCCACGCACGATGGAGTACGCCTTCGATGGCACCGCGCCGCTCGCGGGGCCGCAGGGAGAGTTCTCGGCCACCGTCACCCGGTATGAATACGAATTCAACACGCAGACGGGGGCCGCGCGCTCCGCGCTCTTCCTGAACGTGGACTTCCCGGGAGGCGACTGTTTCGTGGTCGGCGCGCCCGGTGGGCTCACCAACGTCAAATGGAACGGCCAGACGGCCCTCCGCGTCGAAACGCTCCCTGGCGCCGTGCGCGTGTGTGGTCCGGGCCAGGCCGCGGGTCAGGTGAAGCTCGAGGCGAACCTCACCGTTCCGCTCCAGACCTATGACTACACGCAGGTGGGCTTCTCCCGTAGGACGGACCGCGGCGGCAACACGTTCTCCTACCTGCTGAACTGGGTCGAGTCGTGTCAACTGTTCGGCCCCTGCGACAACCGCACGAGCGAGCTCGCCAGCTACGTCATCACCGTCAAGCACGCCTCCAATGAGCGCGTCCTGTGCCCGGGGACCCGGACGCTCCCCAACAACACCACCACGAAGTGCGAGCTGACCGGCCTCACGAAGGCGCCCACCTATTCATCCTTCGCCGTGGCCTCCAACCGCGCCTGGGTGAGCAGCACGTTCGCGGAGGTCACCAACAAGTTCAAGCTGACCGTCTTCGAGATTCCGGGGGGGCGCCTCGCCAGCTCCCTGAATGCGACGAGCGTCACGGCGTACCTGAACTGGATCATCGGGCTGCTCGGGCCGCTTCCCTATGGGACGGACCTCCGCGTCGCGAGCGGGCCCACGGACTGGTTGGGGGCGGAGCACCCTGGCAACATCATCCTCCGCGAAGACCTGCCAGACCTGCGGCGCGACTACGCAGACATGACCATGCACACGTTGATGCACGAGGTCGTGCACCAGTGGGCCGGCAATCGCACGACGCTGTCGACCTCCATGGACTTCATCTGGAAGGAAGCCATCGCCGAGTACCTCACCTATATCTTCGAGCTCCAGAGCCGCCCCGCGGGCGAGGCCGAGCAGACGCGGGCCTACTGGGACCGGCTGGCTCGCACCGCCGCCTACTATCCGCAGCCAGGAGATTCACCGCCCCCCGTCTTGGTATCCCGCGCGGCGGATGTCTATGGCACAGGGCCCATGATTCTCTTCCTGCAACTGGAGCCCCTGCTGGGCCAGCAGACGGTCATCGATGGCATCAAGCACTTCTTGAAGTTGCCGGGACACCGCGGCGTCAGCGACCTGCGCGACTCGCTCGAGTTCGTCTCCGGCAAGGATCTGGCCCCCTACTTCGCGGCCTGGGTCCATGGCAGCGGAGACCCGGACTGGCCCTACTTCAACGTGACGACCCAGCAGGCGAATGGCGCGCTCACGGTGACGGCGCAGCAGTGGTCCGTCGCCGGCACCCGCTTCCCCGTGTCGGTGGACGTCCTGCTGGAGGGCGCCACGCAGAAGAAGCTGGTCACCCTGAACTATGGCCTGGCGCCGACGTCGGACACGCTCGTCGTCACGGTGCCCTTCACCGAGCCGCTCGTCCAGGTGACGGTGGACCCGGAGAATCGGGTCGTCAACCGCAGGTTCTTCGGGCTCACGAAGGAGCCTCGCCCGCCGAGCTGGCTGTTCTGATCTCCCACGCGTCACTTCATCATCGAGAAGGAGTGGAGCCCATGAGTGGACATCCGCCTGAGCATGCCGCTGTGAAGAAGTCGTCCGGGGCGCGCATGGTGGGCCCCGGGCTGGGGCTGCTGGTCCTCGTCGGCACGGGAGTCTATGCCCTCGTCGCCTGGGTGGGCTTCGGGGCTCCAGCGTCACCCGGCGCGGCGCGGCCACCGGGCGCCACGGCGATGACGCCCGGCGCCCGGAGCGCCACCGCCCCGGCGCCCGCGCGCCCCGGGGAGCGGCCCGCGACCGCCAAGGCCGTGCCCGTACCTGCTGGAGCGCAGGACCCGGTCCAGGTCGAACGCGAGGCCGCGAAGCAGGCGGCGGTCCAGTATCGGGCGGGGCGCTTCAATGCCTTCTTCCGCAAGGAGGTCTTCCTCGAGGAGCTCACGCGGAACGGCGCCGGACCGAAGATCGCCGCGCTGAAGGACTCGCTGGCGGACCCCTCCGCCCTCCAGCAACTCCCCGACGGCGCCCAGTTCCTGGAGAGCAAGCCCGAGCCCGTGCTGGAGCGGATGGCGATGATCGACCTGCTCTTCGAACTGGCGCCCAAGGACACGGCCGCGCGAGACGCGATGACCTCGCTCGCGCTGGCCCCCATCGACCGGGGGCTGTCCGACTCGGTGAAGAAGGGTCTGGTCGGAGAGAAGTACGACCTCCTGTTCCGGCTCGCCCAGGTCGACCGGCAGCTCGCCGTCGACACCTACACGAAGCTGGAGAACGAGAAGCTCAAGAGCCTGCTGCTCGACGCGCTGGTCGCGGGATTGGCCGAATCAGGGGCCTCCCCCGATGAAGTCAGACGGATGACGCGTCACCTCTAGCAGCCCCGCCGTGGACATCTCCGCATGTCCAGACGTACCAGCGCACCCACGGCCCCCCAGTCGACTCACCGACCCCCGCCTCCGGGGGCTCGGGAGGGCTGCGTCTGCGCTGTATCCGCGAAGCACCATCCAACAGCAGCAAGGAGCGTATTGTGAATCGAGCCTGGACGCAGGGGTTGATTGGCGCGTGTTGTGTCGTGATGGGTGCCGCTTGTGGCGACGCACCCGAGGGTGCAACGGCTTCTCCCGAAGGCGTCCAGCAGGGGCCGGCGGATGTGCGGGCGGCCCTCGCCGCCCTGAAGCAGGTGGAGGTGGTGGACGTCAGCAAGGATGGCGTCCCCACGTTCATCCGCGGCAACCTGGGGACCGCCGACAGGTCGCTCGTGGCCCCCAAGGCCGGCGAGGCGCTGACCTCGGCGCTGAGCGCCATCGCCCCGGTGTTCCGCCTCCGCGTGGACGAGCTGCGCGCGCGCTCCTCCCGCACGGACGACATCGGCTTCACCCACGTCCGGTATGATCAGGTGCGCAAGGGCGTGCCGGTGGTGGGCGGCGAGCTCATCGTCCACGTCAATGCCTCCGGCGAGGTGTATGCGGCCAACGGCTCGGCGCGCGGAGCCGTGGAGCCGTCGACGCTGAGCCGCCTGTCGCCCCAGGAGGCGGCGGCCGCTGGCGCGGGCACGC harbors:
- a CDS encoding DNA-3-methyladenine glycosylase, with the protein product MPRLPLTFYARPALEVARDLLGTLLVVDGVAGRRVGRIVEVEAYLGEHDLASHSAKGRTPRTEVMFGPAGRSYVYLIYGMHHCFNVVTDGEGVASAVLVRGVEPVEGIPPGERTDGPGRLCRVLGVNLNHNGLWLDSDRLHLSPGTPVPEARVARGPRIGVEYAGAWAAEPLRLWDRDSGHVSRFVSRGPRRRP
- a CDS encoding Hint domain-containing protein; translation: MKGLSCLAVLACAVLSSTASAQLATRCFTDDQLTTTTLSQGRNNWSFKCGYISQAKRDFLNAEGEYQVYSGGCYSFATTGPTTTCTFYVPVDVNAACIPNLVKLGTCVTGCYTAKQRVSFGGEYWPIADAYASGVRTVTALTKDALLDAPATGEQPIRAFVAGDTVEDVFAIETADGRRVEVTAEHPMVLASGEMVKAKSLKDGDLLLGTQGERVEIRQISVFRYEGKTWNVQPTSHEKIENVLDVEGLLTGSVRFQNEWADDHYRLSLRDEASVDGL
- a CDS encoding anti-sigma factor family protein; its protein translation is MYTCKDSINLLLEFLEGEMPEEEARHLQEHLSGCKPCEEFLSTYRATPGLCKRAMALKMPREVSAKLTEFLRSKIKSCS
- a CDS encoding RNA polymerase sigma factor translates to MSHEVPQEDDRQEEDRRLLARAQDGDVSAFETLVGLHQDRVYGLALRMTRSEADAAEITQDTFLSAYQHLKDFRGEAAFGSWVHRIAANHALMRLRHRRVAQAAEAELQAPEFTERGTLADYPVTDWSRDAEEKALDAELGQAIQQAADRLPEGYREVFLLKDVDGLSYEQISEATGDSIPAIKSRLHRARLALREAIDLFYNRDNRGV
- a CDS encoding radical SAM protein — protein: MNLKQLSLPELEAALAPAQPSPTAVRKVFAGVFAHARPTVEAVAQAPQVPRRVADLLRAQAQMPSLKVVERRQADDGFVKYLFESPLGGRIEAVRIPIFEEKYVVCVSSQVGCALACDFCMTGKLGFQRNLQTWEILDQVMQVRAEADRRVGGVVFMGMGEPLLNYKETVRAAQILSHPAGFSISGTAITFSTAGHVPAIRRYTREGHPFRLAFSVTSAIPEKRAKVLPIEKTHPLPELIQAIREYSEARRERAMIAYVAIQGFNLGREDAEALKVAFEGIPIKVDLIDVTDPTGKYLPPTAEELSAFRDHLQILKAPIARRYSGGKEIGAACGTLAASQYGGTVLPTPAASRPAV
- a CDS encoding M1 aminopeptidase family protein; the encoded protein is MRSDEGFTGEGFAGRALRRLLVAGVLGLGAAGCDPMGEDPVAPGSPRTMEYAFDGTAPLAGPQGEFSATVTRYEYEFNTQTGAARSALFLNVDFPGGDCFVVGAPGGLTNVKWNGQTALRVETLPGAVRVCGPGQAAGQVKLEANLTVPLQTYDYTQVGFSRRTDRGGNTFSYLLNWVESCQLFGPCDNRTSELASYVITVKHASNERVLCPGTRTLPNNTTTKCELTGLTKAPTYSSFAVASNRAWVSSTFAEVTNKFKLTVFEIPGGRLASSLNATSVTAYLNWIIGLLGPLPYGTDLRVASGPTDWLGAEHPGNIILREDLPDLRRDYADMTMHTLMHEVVHQWAGNRTTLSTSMDFIWKEAIAEYLTYIFELQSRPAGEAEQTRAYWDRLARTAAYYPQPGDSPPPVLVSRAADVYGTGPMILFLQLEPLLGQQTVIDGIKHFLKLPGHRGVSDLRDSLEFVSGKDLAPYFAAWVHGSGDPDWPYFNVTTQQANGALTVTAQQWSVAGTRFPVSVDVLLEGATQKKLVTLNYGLAPTSDTLVVTVPFTEPLVQVTVDPENRVVNRRFFGLTKEPRPPSWLF